A DNA window from Phycisphaerae bacterium contains the following coding sequences:
- a CDS encoding DUF5989 family protein — protein MARIQRHDGKLSTLRELLAFMWGHKRWWLLPVAIVLLLLAGLIVFAESSALAPLIYTVF, from the coding sequence ATGGCTCGGATTCAACGACATGACGGGAAGTTGTCGACTCTCCGGGAGTTGCTTGCCTTCATGTGGGGACACAAGCGATGGTGGCTGTTGCCCGTGGCGATCGTGCTGCTGCTCCTGGCGGGTCTTATCGTTTTTGCGGAGTCATCCGCCTTGGCCCCACTGATCTACACGGTGTTCTGA
- a CDS encoding carbamoyltransferase: MHILGISAFYHDSAASLLRDGRIVAAAQEERFTRRKHDASFPREAIRYCLREGGIGGDQLDYVVFYDKPLLKFDRLLQTYCSFAPRGIRSFLTAMPVWLKSKLWLRNLIREELAGCGEILFCEHHGSHAASAFFPSPFERAAILTIDGVGEWTTTAWGVGEGNRIRIDAEICFPHSLGLLYSAFTYYCGFRVNGGEYKLMGLAPYGEPRYVDLILERVMELKEDGSFRLNLDYFNYCTGLTMTSRRLHRLFGGEPRRPESEITQRDCDIARSVQYVTEEAMLRMARHVHEQTGCRHLCLAGGVALNCVGNGRILREGPFDDIWIQPASGDAGGALGAALSVWHQYLGRERETGGGADGMQGAQLGPCFVTDQIERFLEQEHIPANHYSFSELAQRAAELIASGHVLGWFDGRMEFGPRALGNRSILADARKPEMQATLNLKIKFRESFRPFAPAVLLERVTDYFELDRPSPYMLLVARVRESHRRLPSESERREGLDRRKEIRSDVPAITHVDCSARIQTVDVRDNDRFHRLLCAFEHLTGCPMVINTSFNIRGEPIVCSPSDAYRCFMRTQMDYLVLGDYLLAKGCQPESKRQSIPSPAEIID; the protein is encoded by the coding sequence GTGCATATCCTCGGCATCTCGGCTTTCTACCATGACAGTGCGGCCTCATTGCTGCGGGACGGGCGGATTGTTGCCGCCGCCCAAGAGGAACGATTCACGCGCAGGAAGCATGACGCCTCTTTTCCCCGCGAGGCCATCCGGTATTGTCTGCGGGAAGGCGGCATAGGCGGCGATCAGCTTGACTATGTGGTATTCTATGACAAGCCGTTGCTGAAATTCGATCGGCTGCTGCAAACCTATTGCTCGTTTGCTCCGCGGGGAATCCGGTCGTTCCTTACCGCGATGCCGGTCTGGCTGAAGAGCAAGCTCTGGCTGCGCAACCTGATTCGGGAGGAACTGGCCGGTTGTGGCGAGATCCTCTTCTGTGAACACCATGGGTCGCACGCGGCGAGCGCTTTTTTCCCCAGCCCCTTCGAAAGAGCGGCGATACTGACCATCGACGGCGTGGGCGAATGGACGACCACGGCCTGGGGCGTGGGGGAGGGCAACCGCATCCGGATCGATGCCGAGATCTGCTTTCCCCATTCGCTGGGGCTTCTGTATTCGGCATTCACCTATTACTGCGGATTCCGCGTCAACGGCGGCGAATACAAGCTCATGGGCCTGGCTCCTTACGGTGAGCCCCGATACGTCGATCTTATTCTCGAACGGGTGATGGAGCTGAAGGAGGACGGTTCTTTCAGGCTTAACCTTGACTACTTCAACTACTGCACCGGCCTGACGATGACGAGCCGTCGGCTGCACCGCCTGTTTGGGGGCGAGCCGCGACGACCTGAATCCGAGATTACCCAGCGGGATTGCGACATCGCAAGGAGCGTCCAATACGTTACCGAGGAAGCGATGTTGCGCATGGCTCGCCACGTTCACGAGCAGACCGGATGCCGCCATCTCTGCCTGGCCGGGGGAGTAGCGCTCAATTGCGTCGGCAACGGGCGCATTCTGCGCGAGGGACCCTTCGATGACATCTGGATTCAGCCGGCTTCCGGCGACGCCGGTGGTGCGCTGGGTGCAGCCTTGTCGGTCTGGCACCAATACCTCGGCCGCGAGCGGGAGACGGGCGGCGGGGCGGACGGGATGCAAGGCGCGCAACTCGGTCCGTGCTTCGTGACCGACCAGATCGAGCGATTCCTGGAGCAGGAACATATTCCCGCGAACCATTATTCGTTCAGCGAACTTGCTCAACGCGCAGCGGAGCTGATCGCTTCCGGGCACGTGCTCGGCTGGTTTGACGGCCGTATGGAGTTTGGGCCCCGAGCCCTCGGCAACCGCAGCATACTGGCCGACGCTCGAAAACCGGAGATGCAGGCCACCCTGAACCTCAAGATCAAGTTTCGCGAGTCGTTTCGCCCCTTCGCTCCGGCCGTTTTGCTGGAGCGCGTCACCGACTACTTCGAACTCGATCGTCCGAGCCCGTACATGTTGCTTGTGGCTCGCGTCCGCGAGTCGCACCGACGTCTTCCTTCTGAAAGCGAACGACGCGAAGGGCTGGATCGCAGAAAGGAGATTCGTAGCGACGTGCCCGCCATTACCCACGTGGACTGCTCGGCAAGGATTCAGACGGTTGATGTCCGGGATAATGATCGCTTTCACCGGCTCCTTTGCGCCTTTGAACACCTGACGGGATGCCCGATGGTCATCAACACCAGCTTCAATATTCGCGGGGAGCCGATCGTCTGTTCACCGTCGGACGCCTACCGTTGTTTCATGCGAACGCAGATGGACTACCTTGTTCTCGGGGACTACCTGTTGGCCAAGGGTTGCCAGCCTGAGTCCAAGCGGCAATCGATTCCTTCCCCGGCGGAGATCATCGACTGA
- a CDS encoding SxtJ family membrane protein, protein MRGCGIHGEPSQRAELRRFGAVLGLALIILAVVFCCRRHSLYLPAAMAVAGSVLMVSGLAFPLVLLPVRRTWAMLGAGLGWLNTRVLLTIVFYAIVTPTSLLLRLARRDPMNRRWREPGTSSYWVRREPKPFESGDMRRQF, encoded by the coding sequence ATGCGTGGCTGCGGTATCCATGGTGAACCTTCCCAGAGAGCGGAGCTACGTCGATTCGGCGCAGTCTTGGGATTGGCTCTCATAATTCTTGCAGTGGTCTTCTGCTGCCGACGACATTCGCTGTACCTGCCGGCCGCGATGGCCGTGGCCGGTTCCGTGCTGATGGTATCAGGCTTGGCATTCCCCTTGGTGCTTCTACCTGTCCGACGCACGTGGGCGATGCTGGGGGCAGGATTGGGTTGGCTCAATACTCGTGTTCTGTTGACGATCGTGTTTTACGCAATCGTAACGCCTACGTCACTGTTGTTGCGGCTTGCACGGCGAGATCCGATGAATCGTCGTTGGCGCGAGCCCGGTACGAGCAGCTACTGGGTCAGGCGCGAGCCCAAACCTTTTGAGAGCGGTGACATGCGCAGACAGTTCTGA